A region of Desulfobacterales bacterium DNA encodes the following proteins:
- a CDS encoding type II toxin-antitoxin system HicB family antitoxin, producing the protein MQFNAIIEKDNDGYFAYVPALKGCVSQGDTMEEALNNIKEAVELYIETLQPDQLAKLKESNYFIAPLEVKVAHAC; encoded by the coding sequence ATGCAATTCAATGCAATAATTGAAAAAGATAATGATGGGTATTTTGCCTATGTGCCTGCATTAAAGGGTTGTGTAAGTCAGGGGGATACTATGGAAGAGGCGCTTAATAATATTAAGGAAGCTGTAGAACTCTATATTGAAACTCTACAGCCGGATCAACTGGCAAAACTCAAAGAATCAAATTATTTTATTGCTCCTTTAGAGGTCAAAGTAGCTCATGCCTGTTAA